One genomic region from Mycobacterium basiliense encodes:
- a CDS encoding adenylate/guanylate cyclase domain-containing protein, with amino-acid sequence MTTGEATDSPPAAHAAPVHLRARLERRRRPRLRVSIQSKLMVLLLLSSLASVAAILAVGYQTGRSSLKTAAYERLTELRESQTRAIETLFSDLTNSLVIYARGLTVVEAVAQFTAGFDQLSDATISPDQQQAIVNYYNNQLIKPVERVTGEKLDITALLPTSPAQKYLQAYYTAPFSSDQDSERFDDAGDGSAWSAANARFNGYFREIVTRFDYDDAVLLDTRGNIVYSLSKDPDLGTNILTGPYRESNLRDAYLKALGANAVDFTWITDFKPYQPQLDVPTAWLVAPVLAGGKTEGVLALPLPIAKINRIMTANKRWESAGMGDGTETYLAGPDGFMRSDSRLFLQDPEEYRRQTVAAGTPPDVANRAIQIGGTTLLQPVASEGLRAAQRGQTGTVAAVDYTGNPELEAYAPLNVPNSDLHWSILATRDDSAAFAAAAAFSRALVLVTVAMVFVICVASMLIAQAMVRPIRRLEAGTQKISSGDYNVAIPVTSSDEIGDLTTAFNEMSRNLEIKEDLLNEQRRENDRLLLSMMPEPVVQRYREGEQTIAQEHQDVTVVFADILGLDEISSKLSGNALVAIVDDLFRQFDSAAESLGVERIRTLHNGYLASCGVTTPRLDNVGRTVDFALEMRRIIERFNHQSGHELGLRAGINTGNVTSGLVGRSSVAYDMWGAAVSLAYQMHSGSPQPGIYVTSQVYESMRDVRQFTPAGTISVGGQEQPIYRLSERS; translated from the coding sequence TTGACGACGGGCGAGGCAACAGATTCGCCGCCGGCGGCACACGCCGCACCGGTCCACCTACGCGCGAGGCTCGAGCGTCGCCGTCGGCCGCGCTTGCGGGTAAGTATCCAATCCAAGCTGATGGTGCTGCTGCTGCTGTCGAGCCTAGCGTCGGTGGCGGCAATCCTGGCCGTCGGCTATCAAACCGGTCGGTCCTCGCTAAAGACGGCTGCCTATGAACGCCTGACCGAACTGCGCGAATCGCAGACGCGGGCAATCGAGACACTGTTTTCTGACCTGACGAACTCGCTGGTCATCTATGCCCGCGGGTTGACCGTCGTGGAGGCGGTCGCCCAGTTCACCGCCGGCTTTGATCAGCTCTCCGACGCAACGATAAGTCCCGACCAGCAACAGGCGATCGTCAACTACTACAACAACCAGCTCATCAAACCGGTCGAACGGGTGACCGGTGAAAAACTCGACATCACTGCGCTGCTGCCGACGTCTCCCGCGCAGAAGTACCTGCAGGCCTACTACACCGCTCCCTTTAGTTCGGACCAAGATTCGGAGCGATTTGACGACGCGGGCGACGGCAGCGCGTGGTCGGCGGCCAACGCACGATTCAACGGCTACTTCCGGGAGATCGTTACTCGCTTTGACTACGACGATGCGGTGCTGCTGGACACCCGGGGCAACATCGTTTACAGCCTGAGCAAGGATCCCGACCTCGGCACCAACATTTTGACCGGACCGTATCGCGAATCCAATCTGCGTGATGCCTATCTCAAGGCGTTGGGCGCCAATGCCGTTGACTTCACCTGGATCACTGACTTCAAGCCCTATCAGCCACAACTTGACGTGCCGACGGCGTGGCTGGTGGCCCCGGTGCTGGCGGGCGGCAAGACCGAAGGTGTGTTGGCCCTGCCGCTGCCGATCGCGAAGATCAACCGGATCATGACCGCCAACAAGCGGTGGGAATCCGCCGGCATGGGCGACGGCACGGAGACCTATCTTGCCGGCCCGGACGGTTTTATGCGCTCCGACTCAAGGCTTTTCCTGCAGGACCCCGAAGAGTACCGGCGACAAACGGTGGCCGCGGGCACACCGCCCGATGTGGCAAACCGAGCGATCCAAATCGGCGGTACCACGTTGCTGCAGCCGGTGGCTAGCGAAGGTTTGCGTGCCGCCCAACGCGGCCAGACCGGAACGGTTGCTGCCGTCGACTACACGGGCAACCCGGAACTAGAGGCCTACGCGCCGTTGAATGTACCGAATTCGGATCTGCACTGGTCGATCTTGGCAACTCGCGATGATTCCGCCGCATTCGCGGCTGCGGCAGCGTTCAGCAGGGCCCTGGTGTTGGTCACCGTGGCGATGGTCTTCGTCATCTGCGTGGCCTCGATGCTGATCGCTCAGGCAATGGTGCGGCCGATCCGGCGACTCGAAGCCGGCACGCAGAAAATTAGCTCCGGCGACTACAACGTCGCGATCCCCGTCACGTCCAGCGACGAAATCGGCGACTTGACAACGGCGTTCAACGAGATGAGCCGAAATCTGGAGATCAAGGAGGATCTGCTCAACGAGCAGCGCCGAGAAAACGATCGCTTGCTGTTGTCGATGATGCCCGAGCCGGTAGTGCAACGGTATCGCGAGGGTGAACAGACCATTGCCCAAGAACACCAGGACGTCACGGTGGTCTTCGCCGACATCCTGGGTCTGGACGAGATTTCCAGCAAGCTGTCGGGCAATGCGTTGGTTGCCATCGTCGACGACCTGTTCCGGCAATTCGACTCGGCTGCCGAATCCCTTGGCGTCGAGCGGATCCGTACCTTGCACAATGGGTACTTGGCCAGCTGCGGGGTTACCACGCCGCGGTTGGACAACGTTGGGCGAACGGTCGACTTCGCTCTCGAGATGCGGCGCATCATCGAGCGCTTCAACCACCAAAGTGGACACGAACTGGGGCTGCGCGCCGGTATCAACACCGGCAATGTCACCAGCGGGCTGGTCGGCCGATCAAGTGTTGCCTACGACATGTGGGGGGCGGCGGTCAGTCTGGCTTATCAAATGCACAGTGGTTCACCCCAACCCGGCATCTACGTCACCTCGCAGGTGTACGAGTCGATGAGGGACGTGCGCCAGTTCACGCCGGCGGGCACGATCTCGGTCGGCGGACAAGAGCAGCCGATCTACCGATTATCGGAGCGATCATGA
- a CDS encoding B12-binding domain-containing radical SAM protein: MTILLVNPPGVRGNGRSFIGEQLLGDPQLYASMPMEHLGLMSIKAYAKTQGIDITTVNGLVAGHRSVEETWRAMQRAVRVSGAPRLIGLSCIDTFPEVLWLAQRARETWEGVHIALGNAIATLNYERILRQHDCFDFVIVGDGELAFTKLALAVANNAAVDHVPGLARRDDQGHIVCSPATLVDLDELPRPARDELPTVLADGFAASVFSTRGCPYRCTFCGTGAMSAMFGRNSYRAKSVDAVVDEIEYLKSDFNINFLSITDDLFVSKHPSSQQRAADFASTMLRRGIDINFMVDIRLDSVVDLDLYKHLHRAGLRRVFIGLETGSYDQLRAYRKQILNRGQDPADVINALQRLGIEVIPGTIMFHPTVQPDELRETARLLRATKFTSTYKFMGRITPYPGTPLYQAYSAAGYLTSEWPLGQWDFVDPEAARVYADVVARIAPEVGMNFDTAEEYFLSRLDDWDKVIAGRTAAMAG; this comes from the coding sequence TTGACGATTCTTCTGGTCAATCCGCCCGGCGTCCGCGGAAATGGACGATCATTCATCGGCGAACAGCTGCTCGGGGACCCACAGCTGTATGCGTCCATGCCAATGGAGCATCTCGGGTTGATGTCGATCAAGGCATACGCCAAGACCCAAGGGATCGATATCACAACCGTCAACGGTTTGGTTGCCGGGCACCGATCGGTGGAAGAGACATGGCGGGCCATGCAGCGCGCCGTTCGCGTCTCGGGAGCACCCCGGCTTATCGGCCTTTCCTGCATCGATACGTTTCCCGAGGTGCTGTGGCTAGCCCAGCGGGCCCGCGAAACCTGGGAAGGCGTGCACATTGCGCTCGGGAATGCGATCGCAACGCTGAACTACGAACGCATCCTGCGCCAGCATGACTGCTTCGATTTCGTCATCGTCGGCGACGGAGAACTCGCCTTCACCAAGCTGGCCTTGGCCGTGGCCAACAATGCTGCCGTCGACCACGTGCCCGGCCTTGCCCGCCGCGATGACCAGGGCCACATCGTCTGCTCCCCCGCCACCCTGGTCGACCTCGACGAGTTGCCCCGCCCGGCTCGCGACGAGTTACCCACCGTTCTTGCCGACGGCTTCGCCGCCTCGGTGTTCTCCACCCGCGGATGCCCCTACCGCTGCACATTTTGTGGCACCGGAGCCATGTCGGCCATGTTTGGCCGCAACAGCTACCGAGCCAAATCGGTGGACGCCGTCGTCGACGAAATCGAATACCTGAAGTCAGACTTCAACATCAATTTCCTCTCCATCACCGATGACCTGTTCGTGTCCAAACACCCCAGCTCACAGCAACGCGCCGCCGACTTTGCCAGCACAATGTTGCGCCGAGGCATCGACATCAACTTCATGGTCGATATCCGGCTGGACTCCGTCGTGGACCTAGACCTGTACAAGCACCTGCACCGAGCGGGACTGCGTCGAGTCTTCATCGGCCTGGAAACGGGCTCCTATGACCAGCTGCGCGCCTACCGCAAGCAGATCCTCAATCGGGGCCAAGATCCCGCGGACGTGATCAATGCACTACAGCGGCTGGGAATTGAGGTCATCCCCGGCACCATCATGTTCCACCCCACCGTGCAACCAGACGAGCTACGCGAGACCGCACGCCTGCTGCGGGCGACGAAATTTACCTCCACCTACAAGTTCATGGGCAGGATTACTCCCTATCCCGGAACGCCGCTGTACCAGGCATACTCGGCGGCGGGCTATCTCACCTCCGAATGGCCCCTGGGGCAATGGGATTTCGTCGACCCGGAGGCCGCGCGGGTATATGCCGATGTCGTCGCCCGGATCGCCCCAGAGGTAGGGATGAACTTCGATACGGCCGAAGAGTATTTTCTCTCGCGACTCGATGACTGGGATAAAGTGATCGCCGGTCGAACTGCCGCAATGGCAGGCTGA
- a CDS encoding B12-binding domain-containing radical SAM protein, which yields MTILLVNPPGVREYGRSYVGEQKLGDPRLYASMPMEHLGLMSIKAYAEAQGLEITSVNGLVAGHTCVEETWAAMQRAARFSGTPRLVGFSSIDTFPEVLWLAQRARETWEGVHIALGNAIATLNYERILRQHDCFDFVIVGDGELAFTKLALAVANDAAVDHVPGLARRDDQGHIVCSPATLVDLDELPRPARDELPTVLADGFAASVFSTRGCPYRCTFCGTGAMSAMFGRNSYRAKSVDAVVDEIEYLKSDFNLDFVFISDDLFVSKHPSSQQRAADFASTMLRRGIDINFMVDIRLDSVVDLDLYKHLHRAGLRRVFIGLETGSYDQLRAYRKQILNRGQDAADTVIALQRLGIEVIPGTIMFHPTVQPDELRETARLLRATRYTNAFKFLGRILPYPGTQLYQQYSDAGYLTSEWPLGQWDFVDPEATRVYQDIAGLIGPNPEITFDEAEAFFLARLDEWDELIAHRTAPVAS from the coding sequence TTGACGATTCTTCTGGTCAATCCTCCCGGCGTCCGCGAATACGGACGCTCATACGTTGGCGAACAAAAACTTGGCGATCCGCGCTTGTATGCGTCCATGCCAATGGAGCATCTCGGGTTGATGTCGATCAAGGCATACGCCGAGGCTCAAGGGCTAGAAATCACCAGCGTCAACGGATTGGTCGCTGGCCATACGTGCGTTGAGGAGACGTGGGCGGCCATGCAGCGCGCCGCTCGTTTCTCCGGTACGCCGCGACTTGTCGGATTTTCCTCCATCGATACGTTTCCCGAGGTGCTGTGGCTAGCCCAGCGGGCCCGCGAAACCTGGGAAGGCGTGCACATTGCGCTCGGGAATGCGATCGCAACGCTGAACTACGAACGCATCCTGCGCCAGCATGACTGCTTCGATTTCGTCATCGTCGGCGACGGAGAACTCGCCTTCACCAAGCTGGCCTTGGCCGTGGCCAACGATGCTGCCGTCGACCACGTGCCCGGCCTTGCCCGCCGCGATGACCAGGGCCACATCGTCTGCTCCCCCGCCACCCTGGTCGACCTCGACGAGTTGCCCCGCCCGGCTCGCGACGAGTTACCCACCGTTCTTGCCGACGGCTTCGCCGCCTCGGTGTTCTCCACCCGCGGATGCCCCTACCGCTGCACATTTTGTGGCACCGGAGCCATGTCGGCCATGTTTGGCCGCAACAGCTACCGAGCCAAATCGGTGGACGCCGTCGTCGACGAAATCGAATACCTGAAGTCAGACTTCAACCTTGATTTCGTCTTTATCAGCGATGACCTGTTCGTGTCCAAACACCCCAGCTCACAGCAACGCGCCGCCGACTTTGCCAGCACAATGTTGCGCCGAGGCATCGACATCAACTTCATGGTCGATATCCGGCTGGACTCCGTCGTGGACCTAGACCTGTACAAGCACCTGCACCGAGCGGGACTGCGTCGAGTCTTCATCGGCCTGGAAACGGGCTCCTATGACCAGCTGCGCGCCTACCGCAAGCAGATCCTCAATCGGGGCCAAGATGCCGCGGACACGGTAATCGCCCTGCAGCGGCTGGGAATCGAGGTCATCCCCGGCACCATCATGTTCCACCCCACCGTGCAACCAGACGAGCTACGCGAGACCGCACGCCTGCTGCGGGCGACAAGGTACACGAACGCCTTCAAGTTCCTCGGCCGGATCCTTCCGTATCCGGGAACTCAGTTGTACCAGCAATACTCCGATGCGGGTTACCTCACCTCCGAATGGCCGCTCGGTCAATGGGATTTCGTCGACCCGGAAGCCACCCGGGTATACCAAGATATCGCCGGCCTGATCGGTCCCAACCCCGAGATAACCTTCGACGAGGCCGAGGCATTCTTTCTCGCCCGACTCGACGAATGGGACGAACTCATCGCCCACCGCACCGCCCCGGTGGCCAGCTGA